AGGTTTAAGCTTGTTCATTGAACCAGCATTAATGGCGAAGGTGCGCTCGCCATCATCCGTAATCAGCGTATAACCACGCCCTATTGGCCCTGCTACCGGCTGTAAATAATTCAAGTCAACTCGTGACGATGTATTGCACAAGTATTGGTATGCGTAGCTGCCAATTCGAATATTTTCGCTCATTACGCCATACAGAATTGATCGATCATCAGCAAGTACCGAGTAATTGTGCATAGTATTACCAATCGTACCACCAGCATGCTGACCCGTAATCAATTGACTGTTTTCAAGCTCAGCATATAGCGATTCCGCCACTTCTGTTTCTACAACTTGCGAAAGGCCTTTTTTTAAATTGAACCTTTCTAGTAGTTCGTCACTTACTTTTGCTTCAATATCTACAATAGTTTGATCAATCCCAACAATGTACGGATGTTTAAGCTGCACCGTTTCGGTTAACTTATTCGTTAAAGGGTGTTTTTGATCAACAGGAAAGTAATGTTTGTGTTTACGACTACCAGGAAAGCGCATATTTCATTAACTACAAAATAAAAAGGGGCGTTATTATAACACCCTCTGAATATTCATTGCACCCGTAACTTAGTACAAATATGAAGCAAATAATGAAGAAACATCATTCCTTATCATACAAAATAGAATGCTTATCGCCGCTCTCGGCTACATTAGTGAATAAATTTTATAAAAAACATGGCGCTAGAGGCACAGCTAAAAGAAATGACAATATTTGGGTGGCAAGAAACAATGATCATGAAGTTATCGCTGCTGCGCGTATTACTCGTATTTTTGAATATTCTCTACTAGTTGGTGTATATGTGGACGATAAATACCGCGGAAATGGAGTAGCTAATTCGTTACTAACTGAACTGATGGTTAGTACGAGCCAAGTGTTCTACACATTTCCCTACACTTCGCTAGTAACCTTTTATAGCGCGCTTGGGTTCAAATTAATAGAGGTTGCTCAGCTCCCCCAACCTATTTTGAATAAATTAGAGGTATATCAAAACCAAGGCAGAAACATTGTGGCAATGGCTGCCCATATAGAATGAGAACGTCCAGAATTCTGAGTGCCCTTAAGTGATAACATTAATACATTTTGTCGAGTTCTACGCCGACAATATCAAACGACTTTAAATTTGGCACATGATCTTGCAGCTTGGTTTCGTATTTATCCAACTCTTTTAATCGCCAACAAAATTGTTCTGCTTTCTTCTCCAGCAACCTCGACTTTGCTTGTAATGAACGTGCAATATCGTCATTGATTCTGTCCATATTTTCACTTAAATCAGTTGTTCTAGATTCAAGGCTGTTTCTATCCGCTTTAACCGCTTCTCCTACTGCCACCATGATGGAACCTAACGAGCGCGTCACAATATTTTTTATTTCTTCACCAAGCTCATCTTCAAAAAAGTCTGCAACTTCATCTAATCCTTGAGGTGCAATATAAAAATGCTCACCCGTGCGGTTAAATTTCTTTTTTAATTTAAATTTAATTTCTTTAAAGTGCTCATCTATGCCAGCTCCGCT
This is a stretch of genomic DNA from Flocculibacter collagenilyticus. It encodes these proteins:
- a CDS encoding GNAT family N-acetyltransferase, which produces MNKFYKKHGARGTAKRNDNIWVARNNDHEVIAAARITRIFEYSLLVGVYVDDKYRGNGVANSLLTELMVSTSQVFYTFPYTSLVTFYSALGFKLIEVAQLPQPILNKLEVYQNQGRNIVAMAAHIE
- a CDS encoding DUF2884 family protein → MQAAFITCFSKLSLSLFILLTFFPSMALAGKCDVRLNYGLLINNDHIRVMVKDRTQLQINNDKQLFIKGEWIHLNEEDTEVLKQFSLGLRREVPEIVNIAMEGVDIGLRAIDYVVKGLSGGQSGAGIDEHFKEIKFKLKKKFNRTGEHFYIAPQGLDEVADFFEDELGEEIKNIVTRSLGSIMVAVGEAVKADRNSLESRTTDLSENMDRINDDIARSLQAKSRLLEKKAEQFCWRLKELDKYETKLQDHVPNLKSFDIVGVELDKMY